A stretch of Thermomicrobium roseum DSM 5159 DNA encodes these proteins:
- a CDS encoding autotransporter translates to MRQRFRILLVLVVAAALVLGACSGSLLGNPTPVPSPIAGIVCPPGTVGSTLSVGPGQSLTPRPQMLVGWAPSFIYTSTLPSPSTANSGSPKYVLHSFLNVPGAGTIVAGSVTAWMRPLVDNANDRISVLDPLGGVGSSYPQSLLVPSVAAPWTTANYPTFVPITMQLTSTTLNLLNANGFLDIVVGPTAQVQSLNLTVCVPLPTPTPTKTPLALTPSGVGTVTGPSTALDGGAAPTPTPKPSPVGTIVVGGNPTCIPGDECWPTPTPTVVKKPTIALPTIVLPTPTPTVVKKPTIVANVTPITLPTPTSTPTATPSPTPTPTPTATPSPTPTPTPTPTPTPTATPTPVPTPTPLAACDMAVDKVMQPTGQPNVYTVVVVVSNVGSGPCPAGTQAVDNPGANITLSGPLTITQTGGTVSWNCVGFACTAQNPIPPGYVAQFSFTATVNQKPATNCVRVTVPQSADVNINNNYYCVTVQ, encoded by the coding sequence ATGCGACAGCGGTTCCGAATCCTGCTGGTACTCGTGGTGGCAGCTGCGCTCGTGCTCGGCGCGTGCAGCGGCTCGCTGCTCGGAAACCCGACGCCTGTCCCGTCTCCAATAGCTGGGATCGTGTGTCCACCAGGAACGGTCGGCTCGACACTGTCGGTCGGTCCAGGGCAGTCGCTGACGCCCCGCCCGCAGATGCTCGTAGGGTGGGCGCCGTCTTTCATCTATACCAGCACGCTTCCCTCTCCTTCCACCGCGAATTCCGGGTCACCGAAATATGTCCTCCACAGCTTCCTGAACGTTCCCGGAGCCGGCACTATCGTCGCTGGATCGGTCACCGCTTGGATGCGTCCTCTGGTGGATAATGCGAACGATCGCATCAGCGTATTGGATCCCTTGGGCGGCGTCGGTTCCAGTTACCCGCAGAGTTTGCTGGTTCCGAGCGTCGCCGCACCATGGACGACTGCAAACTATCCAACCTTCGTCCCCATCACCATGCAGCTCACGTCCACAACGCTCAATCTTCTCAACGCGAACGGATTTTTGGACATCGTGGTCGGACCGACTGCTCAAGTTCAATCACTCAACCTCACGGTGTGTGTACCGCTGCCGACGCCGACACCGACCAAGACGCCGCTCGCGCTCACCCCGAGCGGTGTGGGTACCGTGACCGGCCCGTCGACCGCACTCGATGGTGGAGCTGCGCCCACGCCGACCCCCAAGCCTTCTCCGGTCGGGACGATCGTCGTAGGCGGCAATCCGACCTGCATCCCCGGTGACGAGTGCTGGCCGACTCCAACCCCGACCGTCGTCAAGAAGCCGACGATCGCGCTGCCGACGATCGTTCTGCCGACGCCGACCCCGACCGTCGTCAAGAAACCGACGATCGTCGCAAACGTGACGCCGATTACGCTGCCGACGCCCACGTCAACTCCCACCGCGACGCCGAGCCCGACGCCTACACCGACTCCGACCGCAACGCCGAGTCCAACGCCGACGCCGACCCCCACCCCCACACCGACGCCCACCGCGACCCCGACGCCGGTTCCCACCCCTACGCCGCTGGCCGCCTGCGACATGGCCGTCGACAAGGTGATGCAGCCGACCGGACAGCCGAATGTCTATACGGTCGTCGTCGTGGTGTCGAACGTGGGGAGTGGCCCGTGTCCAGCTGGCACCCAGGCGGTCGATAACCCAGGGGCGAACATCACGCTGAGCGGACCACTGACGATCACCCAGACGGGTGGGACGGTTTCGTGGAACTGTGTCGGCTTCGCCTGCACGGCCCAGAATCCGATCCCGCCTGGCTACGTCGCACAGTTCAGCTTCACGGCGACGGTGAATCAGAAGCCAGCCACCAACTGCGTGCGGGTGACCGTACCGCAGAGTGCAGACGTCAATATTAACAATAATTACTACTGTGTCACCGTGCAGTGA
- a CDS encoding DUF11 domain-containing protein produces MRTTTRAGCRSKTAVIVLVAVAWLLAACEGTLVPLVTPSPLAERGVTPSPAVPSSPVPPSPPLVQASPTAIVSTPAVPSETATAEATPALVPTVTVRPAPTVASRPTSPAPSTGTPILTRPVVGEPGETPTPVGTCDLALDKTVSPLAVGRTVVVTLTVQQRGTAVCPTGALVSDPLPAGFQQESTIRIVETGGTGAWQCDGTTCRAGEPLPPGYSATFTFTVSGEPGSAAENCALVSVASDADPANDARCVTLGPFPTPPVAPTPSPVACLFGFEKAIRLGGPITGGQTGSATVTIRIRNAGPEECTVRWPEFVVVDVLPAGMSLSGAVRLNVAAWSCGTSERAFQCSGPPPQPGSEVIVTVDVAVAAEAERAVNCATLDPVGAQACAVPSYSRG; encoded by the coding sequence ATGCGGACGACCACTCGTGCAGGGTGCCGATCGAAGACAGCGGTGATCGTACTGGTCGCGGTGGCCTGGCTCCTCGCTGCCTGTGAGGGAACACTCGTTCCGCTGGTGACCCCGAGCCCGCTCGCCGAGCGCGGTGTGACCCCATCACCGGCGGTCCCCTCCAGCCCGGTTCCTCCGTCACCACCGCTGGTCCAGGCCAGCCCCACGGCGATCGTGTCGACGCCGGCTGTGCCGTCGGAGACAGCAACCGCCGAGGCGACACCGGCACTCGTGCCGACCGTCACCGTGCGGCCCGCGCCGACGGTCGCGAGCCGGCCGACTTCTCCCGCTCCGTCCACCGGCACCCCCATCCTGACCAGGCCGGTCGTGGGGGAACCGGGTGAGACGCCGACTCCGGTCGGAACCTGCGACCTGGCCCTGGACAAAACGGTCTCACCGCTCGCCGTTGGCAGGACGGTCGTCGTGACGCTCACGGTGCAGCAGCGCGGGACAGCGGTCTGCCCGACTGGTGCTTTGGTCAGTGATCCGCTGCCGGCGGGATTCCAGCAGGAGTCGACGATCCGCATCGTCGAGACGGGCGGTACGGGGGCGTGGCAATGCGACGGCACGACCTGCCGGGCCGGTGAGCCCCTCCCGCCTGGCTACAGTGCGACCTTCACGTTCACGGTCAGCGGTGAGCCAGGAAGTGCGGCCGAAAACTGCGCGCTCGTTTCAGTCGCGAGTGACGCCGATCCGGCCAACGACGCGCGCTGCGTCACGCTTGGACCTTTCCCCACCCCACCTGTCGCGCCCACGCCGAGTCCGGTCGCCTGCCTCTTCGGTTTCGAGAAGGCGATCCGCCTCGGTGGACCGATCACAGGAGGACAGACGGGAAGCGCGACGGTGACCATCAGGATCCGCAACGCTGGCCCGGAGGAGTGCACGGTGCGCTGGCCGGAGTTCGTGGTGGTCGATGTCTTGCCCGCTGGGATGAGCCTGAGCGGCGCGGTCCGTCTGAACGTGGCCGCTTGGAGCTGTGGTACGAGCGAGAGAGCGTTCCAGTGTAGTGGCCCTCCCCCGCAGCCGGGCAGCGAAGTAATCGTGACGGTGGACGTGGCCGTGGCCGCCGAGGCAGAACGGGCGGTGAATTGCGCCACGCTCGACCCGGTCGGGGCACAAGCCTGCGCGGTACCGAGTTACAGTCGCGGATGA
- a CDS encoding Rdx family protein, with the protein MELLLDKYELQIGEIALVPSSGGRFEVTVDGELVFSKLAQKRFPEDEELIELVGARISAN; encoded by the coding sequence GTGGAGTTGCTTTTGGACAAGTACGAACTTCAGATCGGTGAGATCGCTTTGGTCCCCTCGTCGGGTGGGCGTTTCGAGGTCACGGTGGACGGGGAGTTGGTCTTCTCCAAACTGGCTCAGAAGCGCTTTCCGGAGGACGAGGAACTCATCGAACTGGTCGGAGCGCGGATCAGCGCGAACTGA
- the thiI gene encoding tRNA uracil 4-sulfurtransferase ThiI, with product MSERFTPLVIVRVHELALKGQNRPFFKRALYENLSYALRDLPVSRIQERALRFIVRLTDPAAWPEVSERLRWVFGVANFSLGLETALTVEAMERGLHELLDRYGPPQGSFRIRVKRTNKSFPLTSPELERELGRLVQKRTGAPVDLSEPDVTYTVEVLYDRALVSGDALPGPGGLPIGVSGRVVALLSGGFDSPVAAYRLMKRGCFVTFVHFHAYPYVRPISIEKAVELARHLSRFQPPKNRLIVVPIGDAQRVIALAAEPSLRVVLYRRLMLRIATAIAHEEGAGALVTGESLGQVASQTLENMRAIGAVTDLPLLRPLVGNNKDEIIAEAVRIGTEPISRVPDDDCCTVFVPLHPATRVTVEQAEAAEQAYDVAALVEQCLARRTVYEGDPFRWDPLMALAAATA from the coding sequence ATGAGCGAGCGATTCACCCCGCTCGTGATCGTCCGCGTACACGAACTCGCGCTCAAAGGACAGAACCGACCCTTCTTCAAGCGAGCGCTGTACGAGAACCTGTCGTACGCACTACGTGACCTGCCGGTCTCGCGCATCCAGGAGCGTGCGCTGCGCTTCATCGTCCGCCTGACGGATCCCGCGGCGTGGCCGGAAGTCAGCGAGCGGCTGCGGTGGGTCTTCGGAGTGGCCAACTTCTCGCTGGGGCTGGAGACGGCCTTGACGGTCGAAGCGATGGAACGGGGTCTCCACGAGCTCCTCGACCGCTATGGCCCGCCGCAGGGGAGTTTTCGCATCCGCGTCAAGCGCACCAACAAGAGCTTCCCGCTCACCTCGCCGGAGCTGGAGCGCGAGTTGGGACGCCTCGTCCAGAAGCGGACGGGCGCACCAGTCGATCTCAGCGAACCCGACGTAACCTATACCGTGGAAGTGTTGTACGACCGCGCGTTGGTGAGCGGCGATGCGCTCCCTGGCCCGGGTGGACTCCCGATCGGCGTCAGCGGGCGGGTAGTCGCGCTGTTGTCCGGGGGCTTCGACTCTCCGGTCGCGGCCTACCGGCTCATGAAGCGTGGATGCTTCGTCACGTTCGTGCACTTCCACGCCTACCCCTACGTCCGGCCGATTTCGATCGAAAAGGCGGTCGAACTCGCTCGTCACCTCTCGCGCTTCCAGCCGCCGAAGAATCGTTTGATTGTCGTGCCGATCGGCGACGCGCAGCGCGTGATCGCGCTGGCTGCCGAGCCGTCGCTCCGGGTCGTCCTCTACCGGCGCCTCATGCTGCGCATCGCCACGGCGATCGCCCACGAAGAAGGAGCGGGGGCACTGGTCACCGGCGAGAGCTTGGGGCAGGTCGCGTCGCAGACACTGGAGAACATGCGGGCGATCGGCGCGGTAACCGATCTGCCGCTCTTGCGCCCGCTAGTAGGGAACAACAAGGACGAGATCATCGCCGAGGCGGTGCGGATCGGTACCGAGCCGATTTCCCGCGTTCCCGACGACGACTGTTGTACCGTCTTCGTCCCGCTACATCCGGCGACGCGGGTGACGGTCGAGCAGGCGGAGGCAGCCGAGCAGGCCTACGATGTCGCAGCGCTGGTGGAGCAGTGCTTGGCCCGGCGCACTGTCTACGAAGGCGATCCGTTCCGCTGGGACCCGCTCATGGCACTGGCTGCCGCGACCGCTTGA
- a CDS encoding PrsW family intramembrane metalloprotease yields the protein MQAIRSTLTHGWIQVLFGGLILFYALNNVYQATGNPNFVPSLLVLGAFLVPVVLVLWVYEHPLPERIPPSAVAWNFLWGGALGVIVAGMLEYDTYRTLGFLPLLAVGLIEEAAKLIAPLVFFLRWRYRSEMAGLLFGLASGMGFAALETLGYAFTALIASRGNVELAEFVLLVRGFLSPAGHAAWTALVTATLWRERVHHGHAGLTRATLGAYLLAVALHTLWDTFQIKSSVTRVDWLSIEVLSALVALSSVTLLARRYREARRQAVAAASAMSGSQRNGSPS from the coding sequence GTGCAAGCGATACGCTCCACGCTCACCCACGGCTGGATTCAGGTCCTCTTCGGTGGGCTTATCTTGTTCTATGCCCTCAACAATGTGTACCAGGCAACCGGCAATCCGAACTTCGTTCCTTCCCTGCTCGTGCTCGGCGCCTTTCTCGTTCCCGTCGTCCTCGTCCTCTGGGTCTACGAGCATCCACTGCCGGAACGGATCCCACCCAGCGCGGTCGCTTGGAACTTCCTCTGGGGCGGTGCGCTCGGCGTCATCGTTGCCGGTATGCTGGAGTACGACACCTATCGCACACTCGGCTTCCTCCCGCTCCTGGCCGTCGGTCTGATCGAAGAGGCCGCGAAGCTGATCGCCCCGCTCGTCTTCTTCCTCCGCTGGCGTTACCGCTCGGAAATGGCGGGTCTGCTCTTCGGTCTCGCGAGTGGTATGGGCTTCGCGGCGCTGGAAACACTCGGATACGCCTTCACTGCGCTCATCGCCTCCCGCGGGAACGTCGAGCTAGCCGAGTTCGTCCTGCTGGTTCGCGGGTTCCTCTCCCCGGCTGGCCATGCAGCCTGGACCGCCCTCGTGACGGCAACACTCTGGCGCGAGCGCGTGCACCACGGCCACGCCGGACTCACGCGGGCCACCCTCGGTGCCTACCTCCTCGCTGTCGCACTGCACACGCTCTGGGATACATTCCAGATCAAGAGCAGCGTTACCCGCGTCGACTGGCTAAGCATCGAAGTCCTGAGCGCTCTGGTCGCCCTGTCGAGCGTGACGTTGCTCGCGCGTCGGTACCGGGAAGCACGCCGTCAAGCGGTCGCGGCAGCCAGTGCCATGAGCGGGTCCCAGCGGAACGGATCGCCTTCGTAG